Within Ovis aries strain OAR_USU_Benz2616 breed Rambouillet chromosome 3, ARS-UI_Ramb_v3.0, whole genome shotgun sequence, the genomic segment TCCCCTCGAGGAGGGGCAGGCACATGCTCTTTAGAATCAGACGTGAGAGCTAGTCCTGGGGTGAGTGAGAACCCAGGGCCAGGATGGCGCTCCCTGCTCCCTCCAGAGGAAGGGAGCGGACGGGGGGCGCTGCCCTCTGCGAGGGGGTGGGTTCGGAGGCTCAGGAACTGTCCTGTGCCTTGAAGTCCAGAGTGGGAGCTCCGGTGGTTAGTGGCGGCCCATGGCTCTTTCAGGCCTGAAGCTCCGGGGGAAGGACATTGGGAAGCCGATCGAGAAGGGGCCAAGGGCGAAATGAACATAAAGCCTCGAAATCAGTGCGTTCCGGCTGATCTCGTCCGGCTGGTCCCCTTGACCACCGGCGCCAGCACGGCTCTCTCCATGCGGCTGAGCGGAACACGGGCGGGATCCCCACCCGGGAACCCCTCTCCTCGTACCTGCTGTCTAActaacaaacaaaaccttgcaaAGTGTTTGCTTCTGATtttttcctccctgccccccgccctCAGTGGGGTGGGAAcgctgcctccctctcccccggGGCCCAGCCTGCTGCGGGGATGGCTCCCGGGAGCTGGCGGGGGTGGGCGGTCACGTCTGGGAGAGGAGCTGTGTGTCCAGCCTGGCTCGTAGAGAAGCTAATAAAGTTTGTGCCCTCGCTGCTGGTGGTGGGTCCTTGCCCCTAGCTCTCTGCTGCCGTGCCCGGAGTGCCCCCTCCCTCCGGCCCCCAGTGCGGCAAAGCGCTATCTTCACGAGGCGCCGTGAGGGAACCTGAGGGGCTGGGATGGTCCCTCTGCAAGCTGTTTCTCGTCACCTCTGCTGGGACGGTTAGTGGGCATCGGTCAGCCTCTGGGCATCAGACCTTGGTGCCCCCGGTGCCAACTCCCCAGTCACGTCCTTGTCTGTGGACCCCAGTGCGCTCGGGTGGCAAGGTGGCGCTGCCTGGGCTGGAGGGGGCACCTGGCTGTGCGGGGGTGGCTGTCATGCCCTCCGGGACAGCCAAGCCTGGGGTCCTCCGTAGACTTGGGTGGGTGGTGTCTGAATCTCCTGTGTGTAAGATCAGAACCGGGGACCGTCCCGGGTTAGAAAGACTCTGCTCCATTTTATTACATGAGGGTGGCTTGTGGGTAGGGATTTTGACCGGGGAAGGGTGCACTTGGGGACCTTGACCCTGGGAGGGCGGGCCTGGGGGCCTTCCTTTGGGACTCTGGACAGATTAGAGCACTCCTCCGCCAGTCCAGCTCCGTGCCACCGTGGACCCTGACGAGCATCTGCTACTGTCTGTTGCCTGAACCTGTGAGGGTTTCCATCTTACGGAATCGCCCAGTGAGGTGGGGCCCTGCGGGGGGTCCCTCTGGCCTGGGCTGGGGCAGTGGCTTCTTGGGGCCCCACTGCACCTGCCTCCAGGTGCCTCGAGCCCATGGCTGTCTCCTGAGCCACTGAGGCCCACGGGAGGGGCCCCCAAGCATGTCCTCTCGGGTAGGTTGGATCGGGTCTGGGGAACTGCCCTTCCTGCTGATGGGCAGACCCCGGCCGGCAGGGCTGGCGCGCTTACTGCTGGGGTAAGGACCGCACTTGGGTCTGTGGGTACAGCCCCTGTGAGGGTGATGGATGCATGGTCTCAATGTATTGGGGGGGGGTGTTGGTCCCTGGGCCAGGGTCCCGGTGGCGGGTGCGCTCGTGTGAGGAGCTGAGGTCTTCTCTGGGTCGTCTACTGGTCATTGGTGATTGATGCTGGCAGGGTGACGCGGTCctagggggaaggggaggagcttAGTGACCGCTGGAGCCCCGTGCACCATCAGGCTCAGCACACGGCAACCCCTGGCTCCCGCCCTACACCCCCACCCAGGGCTCCTACCGCCCTGAAGAGAATGTTCTCGAAGCCGGGGGCCACGGCGTCCACCTCGCCCCGGCAGGGGCAGCCCGGCTTCTGCAGCCAGCGCCGGCCTGCGacgcccagcagcagcagcaacagcaggaggaggagggcgcCACTGACCGCGGCCGGCACCGCTGcggccgccgccccgccccctgtGGGCCGCAGGGCAGGTGACCCGGGATCCCAGTCCCATCTCACCCCCACCCAGGCCCGAGGAGGGTGCTCGCATGGCTGTCCCCACGGCCTGGGGTTTCCAGGTCCCCTCTGAAGTCACCGGTCACGGGCTGAGGCTGGGCCCTGGTGGGCAGGGGGCTGCAGATCCAGGGGTCACGGCCCCAGGCTGGACGCCCCCTTTATTGTGAAGTCAGCCACAGGCGCGTGCCTCAGCAGGAGGGGGACCACGGTCTCTGGCCTGACTGGGAGCTGGAGCACCGTGGGCAGAGGCGGGGGCACCCTGCGCCCGGGGACCCAGGACGGCCCAGCCCCAGGCTGGGGCCCTGCAGCGAGGGCAGCCGGCCTGTGGCTCTCCTGGTCCCTCAGACAAGGGcgtgacccccccacccccgcccctgggGCTGGCAGAGGCCCTGCCCTGGAGCAGAGCTGGCCCGCTGGGCAGGGCTTACCCTGGCTGGGTGTGGGCAGCTGGCACCGCTGCCCAGCCAGATACTCAACGTCGTCCAGGGCGATGGGCCCCAAGGCCGGCTGGCCACCCAGCGTGGCTTCAAACACAATCTGacgggagggagaggaggctgtGTGGGCCGGGGAGGGGGCCAGAGCCGCCCGAAGCCTCCCGGGTCAGCGCGCCCACCTCACCTGGAACTCCACGGCGCTGGCCACGTCCACCTGGCCCTCCAGCCACTGGTGCCGGCGCCGCCCACCCGCGCCCCACACGGCCAGCTGCCCCTGCGCGCTGCTCAGGACGACCCTCAGCTCGCCCTGGTCTGGGAGCAGGGTGTGAGGATGGCCAGGCAGAGTGGGGCGGCTCCCGTGCCCCCCGCCCCGGGCTCTGGCCCACTCACAGAAGTGCTCCGGGAAGCCCATGTGATACCAGAACCGCAGGCAAGAGGCCGCGGTGGGCGGCAGAGGCTGGCTGATGAGCCCGGCCGCTCGGCCCCCCGGGCCCAGCACGCTGGTCTCAAAGAGGGCAAAGTGGCCTGGAAACGAGAAGGGGGGGTGCCTGACCCGATGGAGCTGGCGCCCCGACCTGCGGCCTCCGACCCCGCTGGGTGCCGGGTGGGGCAGGCTGGGGTGAGGCGTGCGTGGCTCGGGGGCCCCTTCCCGCCTCGGACCCACCTGCCTCTGTGCCCAACGTGTGGTCCACGGGGGGCTGCGGGTAGCGGGAGGGCGAGGCTCCGCTGCTCCAGTCCCAGCTGTACCCGCCCAGGCCGGGCCGGGGCACGTGGTTCCAGCCACACAGACCAGCCTCGAAGTCACAGGAAGCTGCAAAGGGCTGGCTGTGAGGGTGCTGCCCCGTGCCCTCCACCCTTGGGGCACCACTGCCGCGGGGCGTGGCGGTCAGGCCGGGCGCCTGAGGGTGGCAGGGAGCTGGGACCACCAGGACCCAGGCCACGGACGCCCacctgggagggggcagggcccGTCCTGGAGGAGCAGGTCGTCCAGAGCCATGTAGGAGTGCTCCACGCCAGCGGCCACCGCCTCGAACACCACCTAGGGGGCACCGGGTGGAGATCGTGCCTGCTGTGCCCTGGACAGCCCTTGGGGTAAGGAGGGCCCCCGCTCCGCTTACCCTCCAGGCCTGCCTGGCCTGCAGGTCCACGCTACCCAGGCGCCAAGTGGCCCCTCCACGGGAGCTGACGCTGAGTACTTGCTGCCTGCCGGCCTCCTCCACGTGGACCCTCAGAGTGCCTGCCGTCGAGCAGCCATCCCCATCAGCGCGGCAGGGGCTGCCAGCTCGGGCCCTGCGGTGGGGGGGCTCCCAAGGGCCTCCTGAGGGGACCCCACGGCCCCGGCTCCCAGCAGCCCCTCACCTGGGTTGCGGAGGCTCAGGTGGTACCAGAAGCTCAGGCAGGTAGGCTGCACCAGGGGCCGCTGCTCCTCCGAGGTCAGCAAGGCTGCGTGGCCACGGGGCAGGGCCTGCGGGCTCGTGTCCACGACCATGTAGTGCCCTGGGGGGTGGCAGGGTCAGCCTGCTGGCCGCCACCCCGCTCTCCCCGCCCCACCTGTCTGCCCACTGCCCCACCCCAGCAGGCACCCTGAGCTGTCTCCGTGGTGTGGTCAGCATGGGGCCCCCACGAGGCGTTGGCCTGGCGTGTCCAGAGGCCCCGGCCCCCCACGGAGAAGCCACAGGCCGAGTCCTCGAAGGAGCAGCGCCTGGGGGCCCAGCAGGGCCCGGGTCGCAGGGTCACATCATCCAGCGCCATGCTGCCGTGGTACCCGTCCCGGAGGCCCTCAAACAGCAGCTGGGGGGCAGAGAGGGGTCAGTGGCTGGCCTTGCCTCGCCCACCGCGCCCGCGCCCTGGGCCTCACCTGGTACTTGGCGCCCGAGTCCGGCTGGTGGTGGAGGGTGGCCCAGGCTTCGTGCCAGCGGTTGCCATGGGTGCCAGACCTCGACCACAAGTGCGTTTCTGCCTCCCCTTCTCGCCTCATCACCAGGCGCAGGGTCCCTAGAGGGAGGGGGTTGAGAGGGGACGAGGCCTTAACCCCTGCCTCTCATCCACTCCTGGGACCCCCGAGGGAGCAAGAGGCAGGACTCGGGGCCCCTGTGAGGCTTCCCTGAGGCCCTGCCCAGCTACGGGCCTCACCGATTTGGGGCCCAAAGAGGTGGAACCAGAAGGAGAGGCACTCCTGAGGGGCTGAGGGCACCCGAGGCTGGGTGAGCAGGTGGGCAGCAGGGCCCCGGGCTGGGGGATCCGTAGGGTCCAGGAGCACGAAGTGGCCTGCGGGGGCACAAGGGGCTGAGCTGCGGGGCCCCAGGCTGCTGGGGctcagccctgccctcccctctgcccctgggaCTCGAGGTCTAGCAGCCGCCCCCCAGGCACCCCACCTTACCTTGGCCCGTGGTGTGGTCGTACCTTGGGCCACGGCTCTCCACCCGGTGCCAGTGGGCATCTGTGAGGTGGCCGGTGTGCCAGCCGCAGGCTCCCCGCTCAAAGTTGCAGGAGACTTCTGGCGGCGGGCAGAGGCGGGTCAGCACCCCCGACACCCCTCCCGAGTGCCGAGAGGCTGGGGGAGACTGGCTCCTAGAGAGGGGGCTCGTGGGGGCCCCTGGAGGGGGACCGGGTGGGGGGCCAAGCACCCAGGGGAAGCACCTGAGTCTTCCTCAGTGGCTGCTGCGGGGCTGCAGCCCATCAGGGTCATGTCGTCCACCCCTGCGCCCTGCTGCCCGGGGCCGTCCACGTCCACCAGCCCGACCAGCTCCAGCTTCACGGGGCACGAAGGAGGAGGCTGTCAGCCAGGGCTGGCCCCCGGGGGCCCCTCTCCACCCCAGGCCGCTCTCCTCACCCGGAACGGCCGGCGGCGAGCCCCGAGAAGGACCCTGTCCACCTTCCAGCCCCCAGCGGTGCTGCCTAGGGCCTGCCACACCAGCTCGCGGCGGCTGCCCTCCACCACGACCAGCTCCAGGAAGCCTGGCGAGGGGTCACTGTGGGCGGCccgtcctgcccctgcccctcgcCCGGGGGCTCCGACTCCCCACCCCAGGACGGGGCAGAGGGTGCGAAGGGATGGTGGTACCTTGGGGGTGACTCTGAAGATAGTAAACCAGGTGGAGCTCACAGCGGGGGCCCGAGGGGCCGAGGGTGGGTGTGAGTACCCGGGCCTCCTCGGCCAGCtgcccccaggccctctgcacagCCAGGAAGTGCCCTGGGGAGAGCAGGCCTCAGAGCTGGTTCCTCCCAGGGACCCCGACCCAGCGCCCTCCCTAGGGAGAGGGGGCAGCTGGAAGGCAGGCCTCAGGCCACCCCAGGCGGAGCCTCACCAGCAGCCCTGCGGGCATCTGGACCGGGCCCCCCTCTGTCCGGGGCCGGGAGGCGCACCCACTGCAGCCGCCCCACGCTGGCGTCTTCCCAGCCCCCGCCGGAGGGCGACTCGAAGTCCGTGGTGCCTGCAagggcagggggcatgggtgGGCCTGGGCCTCGCCAGCCACTCCCAGAGGGGAGGccgggggaagggaggggaggcccCTGGCCCGCTCACCACACTCCTGCTCGTCCTCGCCCCCCGGGCACTGCTGCTGGAAGTCACACAGCTGCTCCGGGGGGACACACAGGTCCCCACAGAAGAAGTGTCCGGGCTCGCAGAAGCTCCGAGGCTGCAGGCTGGATGGCTGGGGCCAGGGGCCTGGGGCCCAGCACCCTGGAGGTGGACTGGCCAGCTCTGTGGGCCGGCGCGGGGGTCAGGTGGGCTGGTGGGGGCTGTGCTTCTCCCGGGGTGGGACGGGGTGGGACGGGGTGGGACGGGGTGGGACGGGGTGGGAGGGCCCAGCAGGCTCACCTGGGATTGGCTTGCAGTGGTCAGACAGGATGAGGTCGTCCAGGCCCACGACGCCCCCTGGGCCTGTCTGCCCAGCCAAGAGGATCTGGGGACAGACGGGGTCGGGGGTGCCCCAGCACCCCTCTGTGATCCCCAGGCTGGTCTGCCCCCGAATCCTCTCGCCAGAATCCACACCTCATCCTTGGCTCTTGCTGGACACCCAGCCCTTCAGAGGGCATCTCTGCAGGGAGCCCTCCCGTCCTCTGGCCTGCCCTCCTCCTGAGACAGTGGAGGGGCCCACATGGGGCTCCCTGAGGGGCCCCGGCCCTCCCTGCACGATGCTGCCCTCGCCAGCCTCACCTGAAAGGGGTGCCTGCTCTGGATGTCAACACGGTCTCGGACCCAGGCTGCCCCCAGCTCCCCGTGGCGCCTGCGCAGCAGGATGGGGGTCTGGGGGGCCGCGGGGCTCGCCGTCTGCAGGAACACCTGGAGGCAGCCGGCCTCTGACCCGTGCAGGTAGTGATAGAAGACGAGCTGGGAGGGGCCGAGCACAGTCAGCGGAGAGCCGCAGGGCCGGGCAGGCAGAGCCGGGCAGGCAGGGCCGCACCCTGTGACTCCCACCCGCTCACCGAGCAGTTGTGGGGGGCTGAGGCTTGGAACTTGGGGCTGGAGAGGACCGCTGGGGCGCTGGGCTCGGCCACGGATGCGAGGAAGAAGCCTGGGGAGATGGCAGGCGTGGGCTGGGGTGGCTGGTGGGGCGGGGGtccaggggcggggcgggggtccCCGGGGCCTCACCCTGCGCGCTGTTCCACGTGTGGTCACCGCGTGGCCAGGCGGGGAGCCTGGGGCTGCCGGCACTGCGGTTCCGGGTCCAGCCCTCTGAGTGGTTCCACAGGCCGAGGCCCATCTCAAAGTCGGTGGCTACATAGTGTCCTGGGGGGCAAGGGGGCTCCGGCTGTTGAGCGGGGCCTCCTGCCTGGCCCCCCGCCACCCAGGCCTGTGCTCACGGCCCCAGCTCCGGCGGACATCAGCTGTCTCAGCCCCCAAGGGATGGTGCCAAAGGCCAGCCCCCGGTCCCACTCACTGCAGAGGGCCGCGTCCTCGTCCGAGCGGTCCCCACAGTTGTCCTCCCCGTCACACAGCTGGGGGTGCGCCACACAAGCCTCGTTCCGGCAACGGTGGTGCCCCAGGGGGCAGTGCgcctgggaggctgggggcagggttAACCCATCACCCGCCCCAAGTCCCTGGGCGGGGCCACTGACCAGGGCCTCCTGCTGACCCCCTCCCCGCTCCAGGGGTGGGCCCACAGCCGGGGGACCTTACTGGGCAGCCCGCAGCGCCAGAAGGCCACGTCGTCCAAGGCCACAGTGCCCCTGTGGGTGGCATTTCGTGTGGCAGAGAAGGTCACCTGGAGACAGTGAGGTCCCTAAGTCAGGGCCCAGACCCTCCCCGCCGTCCCCACCGTCCAGAGCGCCCATCTCACCCTGAAGGCGCCCCGGATGCGACCAGTGGGCACCACCAGCTCCTGCCAGTCTGggccccagggccctgggctcCGCCACAGGGTCAGCGTCTCTGCACCGTGGGTCAGCTCCAGCCGCAGCTCGGCCACATCTGCAGTGAGGGGTCCGGGGGCAGCTCAGGCCCCAGGCCTCGCCCAGGCCCGTGGCTTTGCCCACCCCAGGACCCCTGCCCACCCTGGGGGCGCCTTCCCATCTCTGCGCCCCTTGTCTCAGGCCACCTGGCCTCGGTCGCAGGGTACGGGGTGCACACCTCCTGAGGCCGCGTGGTACCAGAGCCTGAGCTCGCAGGTGGGGGCGGCCTCGTGCAGGACAGGAGAGCGCAGGGCTGCGGTGGCCGTCTCCCTCCCGCGGTGTGTGCCGACCGCCACGTACCAGCCTAGTCAGCCGAGAGGTCAGGAGACGGGGTGGGAGGCACAGAGGGCTGGGGACAGCGTGGAGCCCCGCCCAGGCCTCACCGAGGTCGGTGCCCAGAGTGTGGTCCGAGCGCAGCTGCGGCCCCTGCGGCGAGGCCCCTGCACGGTCTCGGAGCCAGCGGTAGCCCGCGGTGCTGATGTCCTGCCAGCCGCAGGAGTCCCGCTCGAAGTCGCAGGTGAAGGGGGCGCCCGGGCTGGGCGAGACCCCGTGGTAACCTGGGGGGGCAGGGGGTCAGGCAGGGCGGCTGCGAGGGCGGTCCCGCTGCTGCCCCCAGCCCCGGCTCACCGCACTGCGCCTCGTCGGGGCAGCCCCTGCAGTCACACACGAAGTTGCACTCGGCCTCGCGGGGGGTCCTGCAGTGGTTGGGGACCCAGGCCCAGCCGGGAGACCCTGCTGCCAGCAGAGACAGCCAGGTGGCCAGGGGTAGGGAGGCCCCGCTGTTCCTCAGCCCAGAGACCCCTAAGAGTCAGGCATCCTGGGACATTTCGGCACCGGGCCAAGAGGCTGTGCAGGGAGGGGGCCAGGAACCCACGGAGAACTGCCCCCGGGGGTCCCTGTCAGGGCCCAGGAGGGCATGTCCGGCCCTGGAGAGGCTGGCTGTCAGGATGGGGTGCCTGGGTGTGCGAGGGGCCAAGCATCACCGATGCAGGTCCCTCCCTGGGGAGGACCGGAGCCCAGCGCAACTCAGGAGGGTCTGCGGCCCAGGCCCCCCAGCCTGCACCCAGCGCGGGCTGGACTCGGATCCCTACCCCAGCGAGGCTGTCCCCAGGACCCCGAGGGCTCACTCAGCATCCCCACTGCAGGCCGTCCCGGGCCCACGTCCCTCCTTCCCTGCAGACCCAGCAACCGGGCCCCCGGAAGGTCCTGATTCAGGAGCCAGGCGTGGCGACTCACCCAGGAGCATGACCACCGCAGGCAGGAGGTGGCCGCACAGCGGCATGGTCAGGCCCGAGGCAGAGAGGCCGGGGGTGCTGTGTGCCCTGGCCAGCCTGGTGGGGACTCTGCCTGTCAGCCCGAGGCCCCGCAGGCCGACTCTGCTCTGACCGCGGGCCCGGCTCAGCCCTTTCTGTATCTGCAGTGGGCCCGGCTCAGCCCCTGTATCTGCACCGCTGGCCCCGGCTCAGCCCCTGTATCTGCACCGCGGGCCCGGCTCAGCCCTTTCTGTATCTGCAGTGGGCCTGGCTCAGCCCCTGTATCTGCACCGCTGGCCCCGGCTCAGCCCCTGTATCTGCACCGCTGGCCCCGCCCCGAGCTGACAGGATGATCACCTGGCTCTAAGTGCATCCAGGAGAGGCCCCAGCCTGGGGGGCTCCCACCTGCCCGGCCCCCTTTGGGGCAAAGGTCGGGCCTCAGCCGTGGTGCCCACTGCGGCCCAGCCGTCTGGTGGAGGCCCCGCTGGAGACAGCGCCGAGTGGCACAGGCCTCAGCTACTCCTCCTGGGGCCCCTGGTCCCGCAGAGTTCAACTCAGCCGGGCAGGAACTCAGCTTGTGCAAACCGTGCACCTGGCTTGAGTTCCCTGCACGGGGAGGGGGCAACCCTGGCAACCAGGGATGTCGTCCCTCTCCGTAACTCAGCCTGTGGGCTCCTCTTCACTTGCTCGCTTAAAAACGATGACTGTTTTCTTGTCAACAAGTGTCCGAACCGTGTGGTGTGGGCTGGGCACGGCCAGGCACAGGGTCCAGAGGAGCCGAGGGGCTCTGGGCCTCATGGCACTGACCTCAGCGGAGGACCTGGTACCAGGCGCTGCCAAGTTTATCACCGTCCGGCCTTGAGAGCTTGTCTAacctgagcctgtttcctcatctttaaaagtgTAACGATGGCGCCTCTGTGGAAAGGCTCCTGTGAGGGCCCTGGAGTCCAGAGGAGGCGGGTGCAGCGTGATGGAGGCCTCTGCTCCCCACAGCGCCAGGAGAAGGGTCCTGGGAGAGGGGCTCCACGCCTGACACCCGGTTTACTTGAAGCAGGAGTCTGAGGCAGTGGCCCTGATTCTGGAGTCGAGGGGCCACAGACCACCCGACTCGAGACCTCAGTCAGCAGCGGCCAAGGTAGGGGTTGCTGGTGCCCTCCCCCTACCGGGAGGGGCCCGCCTCCGCAGGCTGGAGGGACTTGGCCCTAGCTCCTTGCGTAACGGCTTGTCAGGCCTCTTCCCAGATGACTGTGGGGACAGCAGGTGCATGGAGAAGCAATCAGGTCATAAACGGGGGCAGCGGCCAGGGCCCCCTTATCAGACCCCAAAGGGCTGAGTgtgccctgcccctccctgggcccctggGGCAGGTTGCATGAGGGGCAGCCTCCAGCTCTTGGCCACCCACCTACACCAGCTGGAAGTACAGCGAGGTGCGCTGAGAACAGAGACGCCAAGCACACAGCGCTCAGGGAGCAGCAGAGCTGACGATGCTTTTAATTCTCCCAAGAGGGAGCCCCAGGCCCCGAGACCTGGCCAGGGTGGCAAAGGGGGTGCAGTCCGGCCCCTTGGGAGGGGCCTTCAGGGCAGAGTTCTGAGTGGGCTGCTGGACAGAGCGGGCCTCGAGTGGGCCTCAGTAGCCGTCGTCAGCCCACGTGACTTCGTAGTCCGGATACTTGGCTTTAATCTTCTCAGTGGAGACAGAGTGCTGGGCGCGACCGTAACCCTGAGGGAAGGAGGTGGCTCTCACACACCAGGTCCTGGCTCCGGGGGCCCCCAGGCAGCAGGGACACCAAGAGCCAGGCGGGGAGGCTGTCATCCCCCTAGCCACTCAAGCCACTCTCCTGGGAAGTGTAGCCTCCAGAGTGAGCCGACCTGGAGGGAGGGCCCTCCAGCTAGAGGTCGAGCTGGCTCTGGGTGCCCTGTGACCCTGCAGGTAGAGCGGTGAAGGGAGAGGCAGGCATCCAAGCTCCAACACAGCGCTGGCAGCCTCCAAGCGCTGGAGGACAGGGGCCTGGCCAGGCCTTCGGGGCAGGAACAGCACACAGCCCACTGCGGGCAAGCagtggctccctccctccccctatGTTTCCTGGGTCATGCCGCGTGGAAACTGGGATGCTGCGGTCCCTGGAGGCAGGGTTATGTCGGCGAGAAGGGCCGGGTGTTCCTCAGCCAGGACTGGGGTCCCCAGCTGCGGGCTCACCATGGAGTAGCCGTACACGTGGATCTTCCTGTCCTGGCTCTGGTGGGAAATGCGCCCGCCCCCCAGGCACTCGCAGTCGTAGCCCTTCTTCTGTATCTCGCCCGATACCTTGTCGTAGATGTCGGCTGGAATGGGAGGGGAGCTCAGCACCAGCCAGGGCGGAGGGGGTCTGAGGCCCTCCCCCcgcagcccccgcccccaggagAGGAGACCTTCTGGACcggagaaaagggaggagagggtgcgCCTGGGCAGAAGCCCTGGACTAGGAGTGGGGGTCGGGCCACGGCAGCCCCTCGTCTCCAGGACAGTCTGGATGCCTCCCTGCCTCGCAAGCCGGGCGGCGAGGAGACCCGGCACAGAGTCTACctacccccgccccgccctcgaCCCGCTCCAGCCGCGCTGGCCCCGCCCACAGCgcccgaggccccgcccccggcccgccgcCCCGCCCTCACCGTGGTACTCGGCCCACTTGTAGCCGCGCACGATCTCTTTGGTCTCCCCGGCCGGGTCCCCGGAGGGTGGCGCCGCATAGACTCGAATCAGCACATACTTGAAGACGCCGTCGGAGTCGATGTCCACGTCGGGGATCTGGGCGAGGCCCGCCGCCGCCATGTTCCCGGAGCGCGCTCGCCCTACGGCCCGCGGCCCTGCCCCACGCGACCCCTGGCTGCGCGGACcgcggaggggcggggcctggaggcCGCTGGCCAATCCCGCGGGGGCATGCTGCCCGGGCCCAGCGCCTCAGCCAACCGTGCGGCCGACCGGCGGCACAGACGAACCAATCGCGGCCCAGCTTCTTGCAGCGCGGTGACCGCGCCAGCTCCCCTTAAAGGGGAACAAGGAGTGGGGAGTGGGTGTGGGTTCCTTTCAGCCCACGGAGAAGTCCCTGCGCGCGGGTCAGGGGCGGCTGACGGGCCCCTCTGGGGGACTGGGCGGCCCACGAGGCGCAGGGGGCGCGCGCTGGCCCTGACTCCCTCCGCAGACCATGCGCGCTGCCCTCGGCTTCCGCCCGGGTCCCCGCAGTGTATCTGAGGGCCTCCCGCCCGGGTACTCCCCATGCTGTCCCGCGGCCTCCCGGCCCCGTCCCCGCCGAGTCCCGCGGCCTCCCGTCCCCTCGTCCGCACCGAGTCCCACGGTCTCCCGGCCCCGTCCCCGCCGAGTCCCGCGGCCTCCCGTCCCCTCGTCCGCACCGAGTCCCACGGTCTCCCGGCCCCGTCCCCGCCGAGTCCCGCGGCCTCCCGGCCCCGTCCCCGCCGAGTCCCGCGGCCTCCCGGCCCCGTCCCCGCCGAGTCCCGCGGCCTCCCGGCCCCGTCCCCGCCGAGTCCCGCGGCCTCCCGGCCCCGTCCCCGCCGAGTCCCGCGGTCTCCCGGCTCCTCGTCCGCACCGAGTCCCGCGGTCTCCCGGCCCCGTCCCCACCGAGTCCGAGCCCGCCTCTCTCCGGCCTCCCACTCCACGTTGTTCAGTGGTTTCCCACCGCTGTTTCCGAAGGCCTGCCCCCCATGGCTCCGAAAATCTTCAACGTCGCACCCACTCTGAACAAAAAACGAGGCAGCAGTGGCTACATTCGAGTTATATTTTCCTTAGTTCGAAAGCGCTCCCCCTCTGGAAGTAACCCCAGTCCAGGGTCCTTCCTGGGCGGCGCGTAGGGCCGAAGGCGGAGGCCCCTGGGCAGGGGGCGCCGAGGCCAGTTTGTGAGGCCGAGAAGGCGGGAGGGGCTAAGCGGGGCGCGTGGCCGGTGCGAATGCGCGGAGCCGAGGCAGGCGCgcaggcaggtggagaaggaacGAGAGGAGATGGGTGCGGGTGCGGGTGCGCGGGCGGGGGTGAGGGCAGCGAtcggaggtgggaggtggggcccCACAATTTAATTGACTCGATACCTCCTACCACCTGGCCCTGACGGGGGCCTGGGGCTTCAGGAGGGCCCTTCTGGGCGCCGGGCCTCGCCCTCTAAGGCCAGGGCCAGCGGGCAGCCCCCGACGAGAGC encodes:
- the MAMDC4 gene encoding apical endosomal glycoprotein isoform X6, with the translated sequence MPLCGHLLPAVVMLLGYHGVSPSPGAPFTCDFERDSCGWQDISTAGYRWLRDRAGASPQGPQLRSDHTLGTDLGWYVAVGTHRGRETATAALRSPVLHEAAPTCELRLWYHAASGDVAELRLELTHGAETLTLWRSPGPWGPDWQELVVPTGRIRGAFRVTFSATRNATHRGTVALDDVAFWRCGLPTSQAHCPLGHHRCRNEACVAHPQLCDGEDNCGDRSDEDAALCRHYVATDFEMGLGLWNHSEGWTRNRSAGSPRLPAWPRGDHTWNSAQGFFLASVAEPSAPAVLSSPKFQASAPHNCSLVFYHYLHGSEAGCLQVFLQTASPAAPQTPILLRRRHGELGAAWVRDRVDIQSRHPFQILLAGQTGPGGVVGLDDLILSDHCKPIPELASPPPGCWAPGPWPQPSSLQPRSFCEPGHFFCGDLCVPPEQLCDFQQQCPGGEDEQECGTTDFESPSGGGWEDASVGRLQWVRLPAPDRGGPGPDARRAAGHFLAVQRAWGQLAEEARVLTPTLGPSGPRCELHLVYYLQSHPQGFLELVVVEGSRRELVWQALGSTAGGWKVDRVLLGARRRPFRLELVGLVDVDGPGQQGAGVDDMTLMGCSPAAATEEDSEVSCNFERGACGWHTGHLTDAHWHRVESRGPRYDHTTGQGHFVLLDPTDPPARGPAAHLLTQPRVPSAPQECLSFWFHLFGPQIGTLRLVMRREGEAETHLWSRSGTHGNRWHEAWATLHHQPDSGAKYQLLFEGLRDGYHGSMALDDVTLRPGPCWAPRRCSFEDSACGFSVGGRGLWTRQANASWGPHADHTTETAQGHYMVVDTSPQALPRGHAALLTSEEQRPLVQPTCLSFWYHLSLRNPGTLRVHVEEAGRQQVLSVSSRGGATWRLGSVDLQARQAWRVVFEAVAAGVEHSYMALDDLLLQDGPCPLPASCDFEAGLCGWNHVPRPGLGGYSWDWSSGASPSRYPQPPVDHTLGTEAGHFALFETSVLGPGGRAAGLISQPLPPTAASCLRFWYHMGFPEHFCEWARARGGGHGSRPTLPGHPHTLLPDQGELRVVLSSAQGQLAVWGAGGRRRHQWLEGQVDVASAVEFQIVFEATLGGQPALGPIALDDVEYLAGQRCQLPTPSQGKPCPAGQLCSRAGPLPAPGAGVGGSRPCLRDQESHRPAALAAGPQPGAGPSWVPGRRVPPPLPTVLQLPVRPETVVPLLLRHAPVADFTIKGASSLGP
- the MAMDC4 gene encoding apical endosomal glycoprotein isoform X2 → MPLCGHLLPAVVMLLGSPGWAWVPNHCRTPREAECNFVCDCRGCPDEAQCGYHGVSPSPGAPFTCDFERDSCGWQDISTAGYRWLRDRAGASPQGPQLRSDHTLGTDLGWYVAVGTHRGRETATAALRSPVLHEAAPTCELRLWYHAASGDVAELRLELTHGAETLTLWRSPGPWGPDWQELVVPTGRIRGAFRVTFSATRNATHRGTVALDDVAFWRCGLPTSQAHCPLGHHRCRNEACVAHPQLCDGEDNCGDRSDEDAALCRHYVATDFEMGLGLWNHSEGWTRNRSAGSPRLPAWPRGDHTWNSAQGFFLASVAEPSAPAVLSSPKFQASAPHNCSLVFYHYLHGSEAGCLQVFLQTASPAAPQTPILLRRRHGELGAAWVRDRVDIQSRHPFQILLAGQTGPGGVVGLDDLILSDHCKPIPELASPPPGCWAPGPWPQPSSLQPRSFCEPGHFFCGDLCVPPEQLCDFQQQCPGGEDEQECGTTDFESPSGGGWEDASVGRLQWVRLPAPDRGGPGPDARRAAGHFLAVQRAWGQLAEEARVLTPTLGPSGPRCELHLVYYLQSHPQGFLELVVVEGSRRELVWQALGSTAGGWKVDRVLLGARRRPFRLELVGLVDVDGPGQQGAGVDDMTLMGCSPAAATEEDSEVSCNFERGACGWHTGHLTDAHWHRVESRGPRYDHTTGQGHFVLLDPTDPPARGPAAHLLTQPRVPSAPQECLSFWFHLFGPQIGTLRLVMRREGEAETHLWSRSGTHGNRWHEAWATLHHQPDSGAKYQLLFEGLRDGYHGSMALDDVTLRPGPCWAPRRCSFEDSACGFSVGGRGLWTRQANASWGPHADHTTETAQGHYMVVDTSPQALPRGHAALLTSEEQRPLVQPTCLSFWYHLSLRNPGTLRVHVEEAGRQQVLSVSSRGGATWRLGSVDLQARQAWRVVFEAVAAGVEHSYMALDDLLLQDGPCPLPASCDFEAGLCGWNHVPRPGLGGYSWDWSSGASPSRYPQPPVDHTLGTEAGHFALFETSVLGPGGRAAGLISQPLPPTAASCLRFWYHMGFPEHFCEWARARGGGHGSRPTLPGHPHTLLPDQGELRVVLSSAQGQLAVWGAGGRRRHQWLEGQVDVASAVEFQIVFEATLGGQPALGPIALDDVEYLAGQRCQLPTPSQGKPCPAGQLCSRAGPLPAPGAGVGGSRPCLRDQESHRPAALAAGPQPGAGPSWVPGRRVPPPLPTVLQLPVRPETVVPLLLRHAPVADFTIKGASSLGP